The Sorangiineae bacterium MSr11954 DNA segment CAGAAGGATTGGCGAGCCACAAGAAGTAAATCGTGACATTCTGCGCACCCGAAGTCGGTTGCAAACTGCATGCACTTTTCGTGGCCGCGGTGTAAGCGAGGTTCTTCGTATCCGCAAACCGTTGTTGCGCCAAATCCCGAACCCGAATCTCCACCTCCGTGGCGACCTGCAAGGTCGCGTCCAGCGGCGCCGCGACCTGGCCGCAGATGGCGGCGTTGCCCGTGCGCGAGGCGGTTGGACTGCAACTGCCACCTCCTGCCCACATTTGCAATTGATGCCCATTGTCGATACCCGATAGCGAAAGCGCGAATCGAAGGCGCACGTCGTCTTCGCAGTCCTGCTTGGTCAACGTCGTATCGGGAACGCCCGCTGGGTGCGCGGGAGCGCCGGATCCATCTGCAGCTACCCGCGTGATCGTGCGAATATCGATGGACAGCTCCGCATCGGCCCGCCGTTCGTATGAAAGGAGCGCGATCATGGCCGCCCATACGGCCAACGTCACGCGCCATATCCTATGGAAACGAGAAAAGGAACAATCGGTGCGCATTAAGAGAGTTTCCTCGCGGTAAGAAACGCGCCCACCGAATAGGCAGGGTATGTGCCACCCCAATTATCCGAGCAAATTGGAGGAACACAATTCGAGCTCGGTCAAGCTGGCACGTATTCCGTCATGCCATTCCCGGGTGTCCGACAACTTGACAATGACGTGGAGCGCAATGGTCTTTCGAAGGGCGACCACCGTCACACGCGCCGACGAAGGCGACGGGCTCTCGGCCATCTCGGTCGTGCGACCACGCGTCGAACCCGCGGCGCGAGATGCTCCGCAGCGATTCGTCACCCACGCGGGGAGCCGCGTGTCGTAGCCCCAAAGGCGAAGCTGTTTACTTAGGATTTCTCCCGTACCCGTACACGTTCCCCTTCCCGATCTTCTCTCCCCCGAACTCTCGGGAACGGGAACGTGTACGGGGTCGGTGAACGGTTGGCGCAAAAGGGCGGTCACGAACGCCTGGCGCAGGTACCGAGGGCTCCTCGAACCATGAGTTGTCGTCCGAAATAGGGCTCGGTGTCCGTTGGAGCTCAGTGTCCCGGCGCGGCCGGCGCTTCGGCCGCCACGATGGAACCGCGCCCGACGTGGCGCGTGGGTGGCCGCGTGGCGCGTGGTGGCCGCGAGAGACGGCATCGCCCCGATCGATGCCGTCGCAGCGGTTTCGAAATCGTGGCAACCTTCGGACACGAACACCATGAGCCATTCAACCGCGGCCGATGGCGCCGTTCGTCCCTTCCGGCGTTGATCCCATGCGCATGCCCGTCCTCGAGACACCCCGCCTCGCCATTCGGCCGTTCCACCTCGACGACCTTGCGGCATGCCACGCGCTCTTGGATGCCAACGGTGGCGAAGAGAGTGGATCGCTCGAAGAGCGGGAACGCTGGCTGCGCTGGACCCTCCTCAATTACGGGGAGCTCGAACGTCTTCATCAACCGCCATACGGCGATCGGGCCGTGATTCACCGAGCGAGCGGGCTCCTCATCGGTTCGTGCGGGCTCGTGCCGTGCCTTCTTCCAAGGGTTCCTGCGCCCCACGCGCGCGCCCGGGCGCACGCGAAGCGGTTCGTTCCGGAGGTTGGCCTCTATTACGCATTTTCGCGCGGCGAGCGCGGAAAGGGCTACGCGACCGAAGCGGCCGGAGCCCTGATCGACTGGGCGATGCGCGAGCTTCATCTGCAGCGCATCCTCGCGATGACGACCTATGAAAATGCCCGTTCGCGGCGGGTGATGGAACGGCTCGGGATGCGGATCTACGAAAATCCCGATCCGGATCCGCCGTGGCTCCAGATCGTGGGGATCTTGGAGAGCGACGCGGATTCGTCCGAGCTCGACGTCTAGCCGGGGGCGAATCCGACGTCCGCGTCCACGACGGACACCGTGGTCGTTACCGAACCTTTGGAAGAAAATCGAGCACGGTGGCCACGATGGCCTCCGGGGCGTCCTCTTGCACGAGGTGGCCGGCATCGGGGACCACACGGAGCGTGGAGTTGGGAATCCGCTGGGCGAGGGCGCGCCCTCGTTCGGTGGGGATCCATGCGTCGCGCGCGCCCCATAGGATGGCAACGGGGCAGCGGATTTCGTTGTAGCGATGTTCGATTTCGTCCGTGTAGCGATCGCTCATTTGGGCGATTTGCCGGTAGAAGGCGGGTTGGCCTTCGGCGCCCAGCCAGGGAGCCATGTACAGCTGCAGGACGTCTTCCGACAGCGGACGGTATGCAGCGCCTCCGATGTAGGCGCGCAAAATGGCGCTATGAATGTACGCCGGAACGCCGGCGAAGACCGCTTCGTGCTGCCTGGCGTGTTGGACGAGCGCCGAGCCCGAGGGGCCGATGGCGACCGGATCGATCAGGGTCAGCGAGCGATAATTTCGGCCATTCAAAAGGTGGGTGCGGAGCGCCGTCGTTCCCCCGAAGTCATGGGCGATGACGTCCGGGCGGTCCAGGCCCCAGTGATCGAGGAGGGCCGCGAAGAGTCGATTCTGGACGCCCAAGGAGACGTCTTGGCCGGCGCGCATCTCCGAGCGCCCATATCCAAGCAAGTCGAAATAGAATACCCGCCGATGCACGGCGAGGTAGGGGGCAATTCGCCGCCAGACGATGGACGAAAACGGCGTGCCATGAAGGAGAACGAGCGGACTCCCATCTCCGAGTGAACCGTAGCGGATCGGCTGTCCTTCGAAGTGGAAGACGCCCGGCAGCTCCCAGGCAGGTGTGCCCGCTTCATTGGAGTCACGCATATCGACCTCGTAGCTCGGAGGGTATTGGGTTCGATGGTTTGCTTCTCGTCGCGCTATCGAACGTAGCACCCGTACCGTGCACGGAAAGCTGGGCCGCCGCGGAAAACGTGACGAATGTCCCTCGTGGCACGATAGGCCGCACGGGCGGCGTGATCCCAAGTGAGCTCTTCGAAGAAAGATATCGATAATGGGCTATCTGCGGTCGCGGTGAACGATCTTCGCCCTGCGAAGGGGAAGAGCACACCTTATCGAAACGTCTGGCGTGTGACCGCGAGCATCGATGCTCGCGATACGGAGGCCTCGGCTCTTCAGCTCGCGGTCTTTTGAAGATCGATGACGACGTCTTCCGTCGCGCCGGGGGAGATGAAGCGGCGGAAGATGCCGTGGGTGCCGTCGGCGCTGACGCTCACCAATTCGCCCGGTTGCGCATCGACATAGACGACGCGGGGCGCGTCGCCGGGGTGGCGGCGGACGAATACGCGCGTTTGCTCTTCGCCTTGGGTGCGCGCGGAGTAATACGCGAGATCGCGATGGCCCTCGGGGACGATGGGCGCGTCGCGATCCACGGCGGGGGTGAGCGCGACCACGGTGCCATCGGCGTTGCTTCCGTGATGGCACCCGACGGCGCCCGCAACGAGCACGAGGGGGAGAAGAACGGAGGGCAGCCAACGCGCGATGGTCGTGTTCATGATGCTGTTCTTTCGTAGATGGGGCCGAGGAAATTTCAGCGAGCGCCGGAGGCGCCGTTCGCCGATGCTATCCACCGTCTTCGCAACGGACGTGCCACGAGGGAGATGCCCGGCGCGAGCGCGCTTCTTCGATTCATTTTGCGCAGGAAACCGGCTTGGCGGACAGGTGTCCGGCCATGCGTCCGCGAACAGGCGCAACGGTGGGCGCGGCGTTCGTCCACGCTCATGGGACGAGCTCGTCCCAAATTCGGGAATCGTGCACCCTGCGTAGGCGATAAACTGCGACCCGCGATGCGCGCGCTCAGCGCTCGAGCGACTTGGCCGCACGCCACGCCGACGGCGTGGTGCCGTGCGCGCGTCGGAACATGCGAATGAAGTGCGTTGGATCGACGTATCCCACGCGCTCGGCGATCCCATCGACCCGTTCGTCGGAGTGGAGGAGCAGTCGGCGGGCCTCGGCCATGCGTCCGGCGATGATCCACTCCACCGCGCTGCGGCCCGTCGCCCGCGTAAGGGCGGTGGTGACATAGGCCGGGCTGCGGCAGACGGCCTTGGCGACGTCTTTCAAGGTCAGCGGGCGAAGGCAGTTGCGCTCGATGAAGGTCAGGCTCTCCGCGACCACGCCCTTCGTGCCCATCGCGCCCACGGTGCCCGCGGCGCCATTGGCGCGCACCGAGCCCTCGACATCCCACCGCGCGGCCCGCCGCACCTCGTTCAAGACCAGGGTGAGCAAGCTGCGCTGCACCGCCGGCGTTTCGCCGCGCCGCGATGGCGCGCTCGTCTCCGAGAGCTCGCGAAAGAGCCCCTCCAGAAAAGCG contains these protein-coding regions:
- a CDS encoding AraC family transcriptional regulator, with product MTSSPLDEGLLGAGAPMFAARYAKDGTRVARALATHTYAALSFYTEGSLRFEQRGRWMLEAGDVLLVPAGEPHRFLEARRAEFWSVGFCVPCFAAGEAVGFVEPFERVREGASVVVRIPSARHAFLEGLFRELSETSAPSRRGETPAVQRSLLTLVLNEVRRAARWDVEGSVRANGAAGTVGAMGTKGVVAESLTFIERNCLRPLTLKDVAKAVCRSPAYVTTALTRATGRSAVEWIIAGRMAEARRLLLHSDERVDGIAERVGYVDPTHFIRMFRRAHGTTPSAWRAAKSLER
- a CDS encoding GNAT family N-acetyltransferase — its product is MRMPVLETPRLAIRPFHLDDLAACHALLDANGGEESGSLEERERWLRWTLLNYGELERLHQPPYGDRAVIHRASGLLIGSCGLVPCLLPRVPAPHARARAHAKRFVPEVGLYYAFSRGERGKGYATEAAGALIDWAMRELHLQRILAMTTYENARSRRVMERLGMRIYENPDPDPPWLQIVGILESDADSSELDV
- a CDS encoding alpha/beta hydrolase, whose product is MRDSNEAGTPAWELPGVFHFEGQPIRYGSLGDGSPLVLLHGTPFSSIVWRRIAPYLAVHRRVFYFDLLGYGRSEMRAGQDVSLGVQNRLFAALLDHWGLDRPDVIAHDFGGTTALRTHLLNGRNYRSLTLIDPVAIGPSGSALVQHARQHEAVFAGVPAYIHSAILRAYIGGAAYRPLSEDVLQLYMAPWLGAEGQPAFYRQIAQMSDRYTDEIEHRYNEIRCPVAILWGARDAWIPTERGRALAQRIPNSTLRVVPDAGHLVQEDAPEAIVATVLDFLPKVR